In Elaeis guineensis isolate ETL-2024a chromosome 1, EG11, whole genome shotgun sequence, a genomic segment contains:
- the LOC105039595 gene encoding diacylglycerol kinase 7 isoform X4, translating into MEAEPPFATAAAGGNEAVARSSIWDLIRGCGPAGMTIDMEELRRMILMPEYLRVAMAMSVRAKDWNVGLVAASSIKNRNGDEQAAPKAPIVVFVNSRSGGRRSLALKVWLQKIMTEEQVFDLSAVKPSDFVQYGLTCLEKLANLGDSHAKANRGRLRVIVAGGDGTVGWVLGSLAELFMHKRKPVPPTGIIPLGTGNDLSRSFDWGGSFPFAWRSAVKSTLYKAVTGPICHLDSFHHYYWSKVRRQGCDLHSQSSPSSCWHVVIVTPDGQSIEPPLSLGQMENDAFGQDQDVDIDGELPKKVSCFEGVYHNYFSIGMDAQIAYGFHHIRNKKPYLAQGPILNKLIYSICSCTQGWFFTPCVHDPGLRGLKNILRLYIKRADYADWEQILVPSGVRAIVALNLRNYGSGRHPWGHPKPEYLEKRGFIEAHVDDGLLEIFGLKQGCCN; encoded by the exons ATGGAGGCGGAGCCGCCCTTTGCGACGGCCGCGGCGGGGGGTAACGAAGCGGTGGCGAGGTCGTCGATCTGGGACTTGATCAGGGGCTGCGGGCCCGCGGGGATGACGATCGACATGGAGGAGCTGAGGCGGATGATCTTGATGCCGGAGTATCTCCGGGTGGCCATGGCGATGTCCGTCCGGGCCAAGGACTGGAACGTCGGCTTGGTGGCGGCGTCGTCCATAAAGAACCGGAACGGCGACGAGCAGGCGGCGCCGAAGGCGCCAATCGTGGTTTTCGTGAACTCCCGCAGCGGGGGACGCCGCAGCCTGGCTCTCAAGGTCTGGCTTCAAAAGATCATGACCGAGGAACAG GTTTTTGATCTTTCAGCTGTGAAGCCTTCTGACTTTGTTCAATATGGCCTCACTTGCTTGGAGAAGTTGGCTAATCTTGGTGATAGTCATGCAAAGGCAAACCGTGGAAGACTAAGGGTTATA GTTGCAGGAGGTGATGGAACAGTTGGTTGGGTGTTAGGATCTCTGGCAGAACTTttcatgcacaaaagaaaaccagtTCCTCCAACTGGCATCATTCCACTTGGGACGGGTAATGATCTTTCAAGAAGTTTTGATTGG GGTGGTTCATTTCCATTTGCATGGCGATCAGCAGTTAAAAGTACTCTCTACAAGGCAGTTACTGGTCCCATTTGCCACCTTGATAG CTTTCATCATTATTATTGGAGTAAAGTCAGGAGACAAGGTTGTGATCTTCACTCTCAGTCCTCACCAAGTTCCTG TTGGCATGTTGTGATTGTAACACCAGATGGACAATCAATTGAACCGCCACTTTCTCTCGGACAAATGGAAAACGATGCATTTGGTCAGGACCAG GATGTGGACATTGATGGAGAATTGCCAAAAAAGGTTTCTTGCTTTGAGGGAGTCTACCATAACTATTTTAGCATTG GAATGGATGCTCAAATCGCATATGGTTTCCACCACATACGTAATAAAAAACCATATCTTGCACAAGGTCCAATTTTGAATAAG TTGATTTACTCTATCTGTAGCTGCACCCAAGGGTGGTTCTTTACACCATGCGTGCATGATCCAGGCTTAAG GGGCCTCAAGAATATTTTACGGCTTTACATTAAAAGGGCTGACTATGCAGATTGGGAGCAGATTCTGGTTCCCTCGGG TGTCAGGGCAATTGTTGCTTTAAATCTTCGAAACTATGGTAGTGGAAGGCACCCGTGGGGTCATCCTAAGCCTGAATATCTAGAGAAG AGAGGCTTCATTGAGGCTCATGTGGATGATGGTCTACTCGAAATCTTTGGACTAAAGCAAG GCTGCTGCAATTAA
- the LOC105039595 gene encoding diacylglycerol kinase 7 isoform X2, translating to MEAEPPFATAAAGGNEAVARSSIWDLIRGCGPAGMTIDMEELRRMILMPEYLRVAMAMSVRAKDWNVGLVAASSIKNRNGDEQAAPKAPIVVFVNSRSGGRRSLALKVWLQKIMTEEQVFDLSAVKPSDFVQYGLTCLEKLANLGDSHAKANRGRLRVIVAGGDGTVGWVLGSLAELFMHKRKPVPPTGIIPLGTGNDLSRSFDWGGSFPFAWRSAVKSTLYKAVTGPICHLDSWHVVIVTPDGQSIEPPLSLGQMENDAFGQDQDVDIDGELPKKVSCFEGVYHNYFSIGMDAQIAYGFHHIRNKKPYLAQGPILNKLIYSICSCTQGWFFTPCVHDPGLRGLKNILRLYIKRADYADWEQILVPSGVRAIVALNLRNYGSGRHPWGHPKPEYLEKRGFIEAHVDDGLLEIFGLKQGWHASFVMTKLISAQHIAQAAAIKMEIRGGEWNQAYLQMDGEPWKQPIAQDFSTYVVIKRVPFQSLMISGE from the exons ATGGAGGCGGAGCCGCCCTTTGCGACGGCCGCGGCGGGGGGTAACGAAGCGGTGGCGAGGTCGTCGATCTGGGACTTGATCAGGGGCTGCGGGCCCGCGGGGATGACGATCGACATGGAGGAGCTGAGGCGGATGATCTTGATGCCGGAGTATCTCCGGGTGGCCATGGCGATGTCCGTCCGGGCCAAGGACTGGAACGTCGGCTTGGTGGCGGCGTCGTCCATAAAGAACCGGAACGGCGACGAGCAGGCGGCGCCGAAGGCGCCAATCGTGGTTTTCGTGAACTCCCGCAGCGGGGGACGCCGCAGCCTGGCTCTCAAGGTCTGGCTTCAAAAGATCATGACCGAGGAACAG GTTTTTGATCTTTCAGCTGTGAAGCCTTCTGACTTTGTTCAATATGGCCTCACTTGCTTGGAGAAGTTGGCTAATCTTGGTGATAGTCATGCAAAGGCAAACCGTGGAAGACTAAGGGTTATA GTTGCAGGAGGTGATGGAACAGTTGGTTGGGTGTTAGGATCTCTGGCAGAACTTttcatgcacaaaagaaaaccagtTCCTCCAACTGGCATCATTCCACTTGGGACGGGTAATGATCTTTCAAGAAGTTTTGATTGG GGTGGTTCATTTCCATTTGCATGGCGATCAGCAGTTAAAAGTACTCTCTACAAGGCAGTTACTGGTCCCATTTGCCACCTTGATAG TTGGCATGTTGTGATTGTAACACCAGATGGACAATCAATTGAACCGCCACTTTCTCTCGGACAAATGGAAAACGATGCATTTGGTCAGGACCAG GATGTGGACATTGATGGAGAATTGCCAAAAAAGGTTTCTTGCTTTGAGGGAGTCTACCATAACTATTTTAGCATTG GAATGGATGCTCAAATCGCATATGGTTTCCACCACATACGTAATAAAAAACCATATCTTGCACAAGGTCCAATTTTGAATAAG TTGATTTACTCTATCTGTAGCTGCACCCAAGGGTGGTTCTTTACACCATGCGTGCATGATCCAGGCTTAAG GGGCCTCAAGAATATTTTACGGCTTTACATTAAAAGGGCTGACTATGCAGATTGGGAGCAGATTCTGGTTCCCTCGGG TGTCAGGGCAATTGTTGCTTTAAATCTTCGAAACTATGGTAGTGGAAGGCACCCGTGGGGTCATCCTAAGCCTGAATATCTAGAGAAG AGAGGCTTCATTGAGGCTCATGTGGATGATGGTCTACTCGAAATCTTTGGACTAAAGCAAGGTTGGCATGCTTCATTTGTTATGACTAAACTCATTTCTGCCCAGCACATTGCTCAG GCTGCTGCAATTAAGATGGAAATCAGAGGTGGTGAGTGGAACCAGGCTTATCTGCAAATGGATGGGGAGCCGTGGAAACAGCCAATTGCACAGGATTTTTCAACTTATGTGGTGATAAAGAGGGTTCCGTTCCAGTCACTTATGATAAGTGGAGAGTGA
- the LOC105039595 gene encoding diacylglycerol kinase 7 isoform X3: protein MEAEPPFATAAAGGNEAVARSSIWDLIRGCGPAGMTIDMEELRRMILMPEYLRVAMAMSVRAKDWNVGLVAASSIKNRNGDEQAAPKAPIVVFVNSRSGGRRSLALKVWLQKIMTEEQVAGGDGTVGWVLGSLAELFMHKRKPVPPTGIIPLGTGNDLSRSFDWGGSFPFAWRSAVKSTLYKAVTGPICHLDSFHHYYWSKVRRQGCDLHSQSSPSSCWHVVIVTPDGQSIEPPLSLGQMENDAFGQDQDVDIDGELPKKVSCFEGVYHNYFSIGMDAQIAYGFHHIRNKKPYLAQGPILNKLIYSICSCTQGWFFTPCVHDPGLRGLKNILRLYIKRADYADWEQILVPSGVRAIVALNLRNYGSGRHPWGHPKPEYLEKRGFIEAHVDDGLLEIFGLKQGWHASFVMTKLISAQHIAQAAAIKMEIRGGEWNQAYLQMDGEPWKQPIAQDFSTYVVIKRVPFQSLMISGE, encoded by the exons ATGGAGGCGGAGCCGCCCTTTGCGACGGCCGCGGCGGGGGGTAACGAAGCGGTGGCGAGGTCGTCGATCTGGGACTTGATCAGGGGCTGCGGGCCCGCGGGGATGACGATCGACATGGAGGAGCTGAGGCGGATGATCTTGATGCCGGAGTATCTCCGGGTGGCCATGGCGATGTCCGTCCGGGCCAAGGACTGGAACGTCGGCTTGGTGGCGGCGTCGTCCATAAAGAACCGGAACGGCGACGAGCAGGCGGCGCCGAAGGCGCCAATCGTGGTTTTCGTGAACTCCCGCAGCGGGGGACGCCGCAGCCTGGCTCTCAAGGTCTGGCTTCAAAAGATCATGACCGAGGAACAG GTTGCAGGAGGTGATGGAACAGTTGGTTGGGTGTTAGGATCTCTGGCAGAACTTttcatgcacaaaagaaaaccagtTCCTCCAACTGGCATCATTCCACTTGGGACGGGTAATGATCTTTCAAGAAGTTTTGATTGG GGTGGTTCATTTCCATTTGCATGGCGATCAGCAGTTAAAAGTACTCTCTACAAGGCAGTTACTGGTCCCATTTGCCACCTTGATAG CTTTCATCATTATTATTGGAGTAAAGTCAGGAGACAAGGTTGTGATCTTCACTCTCAGTCCTCACCAAGTTCCTG TTGGCATGTTGTGATTGTAACACCAGATGGACAATCAATTGAACCGCCACTTTCTCTCGGACAAATGGAAAACGATGCATTTGGTCAGGACCAG GATGTGGACATTGATGGAGAATTGCCAAAAAAGGTTTCTTGCTTTGAGGGAGTCTACCATAACTATTTTAGCATTG GAATGGATGCTCAAATCGCATATGGTTTCCACCACATACGTAATAAAAAACCATATCTTGCACAAGGTCCAATTTTGAATAAG TTGATTTACTCTATCTGTAGCTGCACCCAAGGGTGGTTCTTTACACCATGCGTGCATGATCCAGGCTTAAG GGGCCTCAAGAATATTTTACGGCTTTACATTAAAAGGGCTGACTATGCAGATTGGGAGCAGATTCTGGTTCCCTCGGG TGTCAGGGCAATTGTTGCTTTAAATCTTCGAAACTATGGTAGTGGAAGGCACCCGTGGGGTCATCCTAAGCCTGAATATCTAGAGAAG AGAGGCTTCATTGAGGCTCATGTGGATGATGGTCTACTCGAAATCTTTGGACTAAAGCAAGGTTGGCATGCTTCATTTGTTATGACTAAACTCATTTCTGCCCAGCACATTGCTCAG GCTGCTGCAATTAAGATGGAAATCAGAGGTGGTGAGTGGAACCAGGCTTATCTGCAAATGGATGGGGAGCCGTGGAAACAGCCAATTGCACAGGATTTTTCAACTTATGTGGTGATAAAGAGGGTTCCGTTCCAGTCACTTATGATAAGTGGAGAGTGA
- the LOC105039595 gene encoding diacylglycerol kinase 7 isoform X5: MEAEPPFATAAAGGNEAVARSSIWDLIRGCGPAGMTIDMEELRRMILMPEYLRVAMAMSVRAKDWNVGLVAASSIKNRNGDEQAAPKAPIVVFVNSRSGGRRSLALKVWLQKIMTEEQVFDLSAVKPSDFVQYGLTCLEKLANLGDSHAKANRGRLRVIVAGGDGTVGWVLGSLAELFMHKRKPVPPTGIIPLGTGNDLSRSFDWGGSFPFAWRSAVKSTLYKAVTGPICHLDRMWTLMENCQKRFLALRESTITILALLIYSICSCTQGWFFTPCVHDPGLRGLKNILRLYIKRADYADWEQILVPSGVRAIVALNLRNYGSGRHPWGHPKPEYLEKRGFIEAHVDDGLLEIFGLKQGWHASFVMTKLISAQHIAQAAAIKMEIRGGEWNQAYLQMDGEPWKQPIAQDFSTYVVIKRVPFQSLMISGE, encoded by the exons ATGGAGGCGGAGCCGCCCTTTGCGACGGCCGCGGCGGGGGGTAACGAAGCGGTGGCGAGGTCGTCGATCTGGGACTTGATCAGGGGCTGCGGGCCCGCGGGGATGACGATCGACATGGAGGAGCTGAGGCGGATGATCTTGATGCCGGAGTATCTCCGGGTGGCCATGGCGATGTCCGTCCGGGCCAAGGACTGGAACGTCGGCTTGGTGGCGGCGTCGTCCATAAAGAACCGGAACGGCGACGAGCAGGCGGCGCCGAAGGCGCCAATCGTGGTTTTCGTGAACTCCCGCAGCGGGGGACGCCGCAGCCTGGCTCTCAAGGTCTGGCTTCAAAAGATCATGACCGAGGAACAG GTTTTTGATCTTTCAGCTGTGAAGCCTTCTGACTTTGTTCAATATGGCCTCACTTGCTTGGAGAAGTTGGCTAATCTTGGTGATAGTCATGCAAAGGCAAACCGTGGAAGACTAAGGGTTATA GTTGCAGGAGGTGATGGAACAGTTGGTTGGGTGTTAGGATCTCTGGCAGAACTTttcatgcacaaaagaaaaccagtTCCTCCAACTGGCATCATTCCACTTGGGACGGGTAATGATCTTTCAAGAAGTTTTGATTGG GGTGGTTCATTTCCATTTGCATGGCGATCAGCAGTTAAAAGTACTCTCTACAAGGCAGTTACTGGTCCCATTTGCCACCTTGATAG GATGTGGACATTGATGGAGAATTGCCAAAAAAGGTTTCTTGCTTTGAGGGAGTCTACCATAACTATTTTAGCATTG TTGATTTACTCTATCTGTAGCTGCACCCAAGGGTGGTTCTTTACACCATGCGTGCATGATCCAGGCTTAAG GGGCCTCAAGAATATTTTACGGCTTTACATTAAAAGGGCTGACTATGCAGATTGGGAGCAGATTCTGGTTCCCTCGGG TGTCAGGGCAATTGTTGCTTTAAATCTTCGAAACTATGGTAGTGGAAGGCACCCGTGGGGTCATCCTAAGCCTGAATATCTAGAGAAG AGAGGCTTCATTGAGGCTCATGTGGATGATGGTCTACTCGAAATCTTTGGACTAAAGCAAGGTTGGCATGCTTCATTTGTTATGACTAAACTCATTTCTGCCCAGCACATTGCTCAG GCTGCTGCAATTAAGATGGAAATCAGAGGTGGTGAGTGGAACCAGGCTTATCTGCAAATGGATGGGGAGCCGTGGAAACAGCCAATTGCACAGGATTTTTCAACTTATGTGGTGATAAAGAGGGTTCCGTTCCAGTCACTTATGATAAGTGGAGAGTGA
- the LOC105039595 gene encoding diacylglycerol kinase 7 isoform X1 encodes MEAEPPFATAAAGGNEAVARSSIWDLIRGCGPAGMTIDMEELRRMILMPEYLRVAMAMSVRAKDWNVGLVAASSIKNRNGDEQAAPKAPIVVFVNSRSGGRRSLALKVWLQKIMTEEQVFDLSAVKPSDFVQYGLTCLEKLANLGDSHAKANRGRLRVIVAGGDGTVGWVLGSLAELFMHKRKPVPPTGIIPLGTGNDLSRSFDWGGSFPFAWRSAVKSTLYKAVTGPICHLDSFHHYYWSKVRRQGCDLHSQSSPSSCWHVVIVTPDGQSIEPPLSLGQMENDAFGQDQDVDIDGELPKKVSCFEGVYHNYFSIGMDAQIAYGFHHIRNKKPYLAQGPILNKLIYSICSCTQGWFFTPCVHDPGLRGLKNILRLYIKRADYADWEQILVPSGVRAIVALNLRNYGSGRHPWGHPKPEYLEKRGFIEAHVDDGLLEIFGLKQGWHASFVMTKLISAQHIAQAAAIKMEIRGGEWNQAYLQMDGEPWKQPIAQDFSTYVVIKRVPFQSLMISGE; translated from the exons ATGGAGGCGGAGCCGCCCTTTGCGACGGCCGCGGCGGGGGGTAACGAAGCGGTGGCGAGGTCGTCGATCTGGGACTTGATCAGGGGCTGCGGGCCCGCGGGGATGACGATCGACATGGAGGAGCTGAGGCGGATGATCTTGATGCCGGAGTATCTCCGGGTGGCCATGGCGATGTCCGTCCGGGCCAAGGACTGGAACGTCGGCTTGGTGGCGGCGTCGTCCATAAAGAACCGGAACGGCGACGAGCAGGCGGCGCCGAAGGCGCCAATCGTGGTTTTCGTGAACTCCCGCAGCGGGGGACGCCGCAGCCTGGCTCTCAAGGTCTGGCTTCAAAAGATCATGACCGAGGAACAG GTTTTTGATCTTTCAGCTGTGAAGCCTTCTGACTTTGTTCAATATGGCCTCACTTGCTTGGAGAAGTTGGCTAATCTTGGTGATAGTCATGCAAAGGCAAACCGTGGAAGACTAAGGGTTATA GTTGCAGGAGGTGATGGAACAGTTGGTTGGGTGTTAGGATCTCTGGCAGAACTTttcatgcacaaaagaaaaccagtTCCTCCAACTGGCATCATTCCACTTGGGACGGGTAATGATCTTTCAAGAAGTTTTGATTGG GGTGGTTCATTTCCATTTGCATGGCGATCAGCAGTTAAAAGTACTCTCTACAAGGCAGTTACTGGTCCCATTTGCCACCTTGATAG CTTTCATCATTATTATTGGAGTAAAGTCAGGAGACAAGGTTGTGATCTTCACTCTCAGTCCTCACCAAGTTCCTG TTGGCATGTTGTGATTGTAACACCAGATGGACAATCAATTGAACCGCCACTTTCTCTCGGACAAATGGAAAACGATGCATTTGGTCAGGACCAG GATGTGGACATTGATGGAGAATTGCCAAAAAAGGTTTCTTGCTTTGAGGGAGTCTACCATAACTATTTTAGCATTG GAATGGATGCTCAAATCGCATATGGTTTCCACCACATACGTAATAAAAAACCATATCTTGCACAAGGTCCAATTTTGAATAAG TTGATTTACTCTATCTGTAGCTGCACCCAAGGGTGGTTCTTTACACCATGCGTGCATGATCCAGGCTTAAG GGGCCTCAAGAATATTTTACGGCTTTACATTAAAAGGGCTGACTATGCAGATTGGGAGCAGATTCTGGTTCCCTCGGG TGTCAGGGCAATTGTTGCTTTAAATCTTCGAAACTATGGTAGTGGAAGGCACCCGTGGGGTCATCCTAAGCCTGAATATCTAGAGAAG AGAGGCTTCATTGAGGCTCATGTGGATGATGGTCTACTCGAAATCTTTGGACTAAAGCAAGGTTGGCATGCTTCATTTGTTATGACTAAACTCATTTCTGCCCAGCACATTGCTCAG GCTGCTGCAATTAAGATGGAAATCAGAGGTGGTGAGTGGAACCAGGCTTATCTGCAAATGGATGGGGAGCCGTGGAAACAGCCAATTGCACAGGATTTTTCAACTTATGTGGTGATAAAGAGGGTTCCGTTCCAGTCACTTATGATAAGTGGAGAGTGA